A part of Prolixibacteraceae bacterium genomic DNA contains:
- a CDS encoding MFS transporter, giving the protein MSNNLINKKERDYLKSPMYSYLIVLSFIVAIGFQGWRTLFNNFAIDLVHLNSIEIGAIQSIREIPGFLSLLVVYLLLVIKEHKLASLSVLLMGIGILFTGVFDSFWGIVATTLLMSTGFHYYETTNQSLTLQYFKPNEAALVMGKAKGYAAGANILAGICIWVLSQIPSISYKIQYFIFGALVIIVALWGLKYNPTQKLKHAQHKKIILKKKYWLFYVLNFLSGSRRQIFVVFSVFMLVKKYHFSIEWITILFIINNIIGFFANPFIARLINKFGEKRMLTVEYIALTLIFCGYAIFENGYIIAFLYVLDHIFFPFSMGIRTWFQKIADPKDIGSSMAVGFTINHISAVVIPFLGGILWSINWRIPFIFGVAIALTSLYFTRFIKTPIRKIENH; this is encoded by the coding sequence ATGTCTAATAATTTAATTAATAAAAAAGAAAGAGATTATTTGAAATCTCCGATGTATTCCTACCTAATCGTTCTGTCATTTATTGTTGCCATTGGATTCCAAGGATGGAGGACATTATTTAACAATTTCGCAATAGATTTAGTTCATTTAAACAGTATAGAAATTGGAGCGATTCAATCTATTCGGGAGATTCCTGGGTTTTTATCTTTACTAGTAGTATATCTCTTACTTGTAATTAAAGAGCATAAACTAGCTTCGCTATCAGTGCTTTTAATGGGGATAGGGATATTGTTCACTGGAGTATTTGATTCATTTTGGGGAATCGTTGCAACAACCCTACTTATGTCAACAGGCTTTCATTATTATGAAACGACAAATCAATCATTAACGCTTCAGTACTTTAAGCCAAACGAAGCCGCATTAGTTATGGGCAAAGCCAAAGGATATGCAGCAGGAGCAAATATACTTGCAGGAATATGTATTTGGGTACTCTCACAGATTCCTTCGATATCTTACAAAATACAATATTTTATTTTTGGAGCTCTTGTGATTATCGTTGCTCTTTGGGGATTAAAATATAATCCAACGCAAAAATTAAAACATGCACAACACAAAAAAATAATATTAAAAAAGAAATATTGGCTGTTTTATGTTCTTAATTTTCTTAGTGGATCAAGAAGACAAATATTCGTTGTTTTCTCTGTATTTATGCTTGTAAAGAAGTATCACTTCTCCATTGAGTGGATTACAATACTTTTTATTATCAATAATATTATTGGTTTTTTTGCGAATCCTTTTATCGCCAGATTGATAAATAAATTTGGTGAAAAGAGAATGCTTACCGTTGAATATATTGCTCTCACATTGATCTTTTGTGGTTATGCAATTTTCGAAAATGGCTATATAATTGCATTTCTCTATGTATTAGATCATATCTTCTTTCCATTTTCAATGGGTATACGTACCTGGTTTCAGAAAATAGCAGATCCTAAAGATATAGGGTCTTCAATGGCAGTTGGATTTACTATTAACCATATATCTGCAGTAGTTATACCTTTTTTAGGGGGGATTCTTTGGAGCATCAATTGGAGAATCCCATTTATATTTGGAGTCGCGATTGCACTTACATCTCTCTATTTTACAAGATTCATAAAGACCCCTATACGCAAAATAGAAAATCACTAA